Within Lactobacillus amylovorus DSM 20531, the genomic segment CGGTACTATTACCTCACGCAACACCGGTATTGGTTTAGCCATGGTAGCTGCTGCTAAAGGCTATCACATTATCATCGTCATGCCTGAAACCATGAGTGTAGAATTTTGCCTCAGGCTTAATTGATGACGTAATCATTGGTAACGCCTATGCTAGCGAAGAAGAATTAAGGGCTTTATCAGAGGTAAATCGTTACCAGTTAATGCTTCACGTTGATTATGTAAAACAAATTAGTGATATAGAAAAACCTCAACACTTCCGCCGCGGCGACATGAATGAAATTGTCATTCGTTCAACTATGCCTCGAGTAACTTACAAAGACATCCCTAACCCACCACATGATAATGAAGAGGAATTTCAACGTGGTGATGTTTTAATCGGTAATGACAATTTTGGTATTTATAAAAATGAACTTCAAATTGTCTTAAAGCCACATAAAGAGCCAAGAAAGAACAAAATTGGTAGTATCGCCAAAGATGAATTATTTTTACTTGATTTTATCAAGCCATGGACCAAATTTAAGTTAACTGGCAAATAGAATAAAAGAAATACCCCTAAAGAAATTTTTCCTTCAGGGGTATTTTTTTATTTCTGTTGATTTCACGCTATTTCTAAGCGTTACACAAATTAGTATAACGATCTTTAATTGCTAGTGCAACATTTTAAGACGATTTATTTTTTAGATTTGTTAATCCCTTTCCAAAACCATCTCACACCAACATATGCGATCACAAATCATGCTAAACTAAGGATCCAGTTTAGAAAGATTGAGGTCATCGTAATAGAACGTCCTGCTTTAGTATTTGTTATCAAGTTGACGCCAAAGATATTCGAAACAATTGGAATATTTACATTAAACCACAAATTCAAAGTTAAATAGATCATTATTAAGAGTAACCAAATTGCAATGGCTTTAATAATTCGTTTTATCCAGATATTCATTTTTATAATTACTCCTTACTTTAATTCCATCGTATCTTGTGAGAAAAGAACCGGATATTCATCAGACCATTTCTCAGTTATCGTTTTAACAGTTTCAAAACCAAACTTTTTTATACAAAGCTTTAGCACGATTATTGTTGGTAAACACCTCAAGACTGACTGGTCGCTTTAATTCGTCTAGTGTTTTTTCCATTAACTTGGTAGCTATCCCTCTACCTTGTGCATTTGGATCAACATAGATGAATTCGATCTTACCTGGTTTAAAGCCTATAAAACCCATTAATTTTTCGTCCTCAAGTGCTACGTAAATCTTACAAGACAACAAATAATCTAAATATGGTGCATCCCTGAAAGCCACAAAAACTGGCTCCAAATTTTCAGCTTCTAGTTCTTGCATCCTCGCTTTATCCATCACTGCGCCTAGTTGTGCAAAATATTGTTTTTCGTATGATTTGATTTTCATGCTTCCCCCTCTTTTATTAACTAATAATTTTCGTAAATTGCAATAATAAATTGAACATTTATACTGCTTGATAGATATGATCTAATTCTTTCTCAAAGATTTCATCTGGAGTATGATATGCCAAGATCTTTCTTGGTAGTGAATTGCACCAGGTTTCAATATTAATGATATCTTGAAGAGAATAGTTATTGATGTAATCACCTTTGGGAATAAATCTGCGAATAAGGCCATTGTGTCTTTCAACAGTGCCTTTATCACAAGAAGTATATGGATGAGCATAGTAAACCAGGGTTTTTGAAACTGTCTCCAGATTGGATAAATCCGCAAACTCTGATCCATTATCAGTTGTAATTGTCTTAAAGATGTCATTCCAATGTTCACTATACTGTTTGCGCAGAGCCTGAAAAGCAGTCATCACACTGGCGGCTGTCTTATCAGGAATACGCAAGATTAAAAATTCACGGCTCATTCGTTCAGACAAAGTTAGCAGTACTTGATCATCCTTAGTTTTATGTCCTAAGACTAAATCGCATTCCCAGTGGCCAAATTCCTTACGATCATTGATCTCCTTGGGACGTTCTTCAATACTTCGGCCAAGCTTTTTCTTATTTTTACGAATGCGATGTATTTTAGTATTGCGCTTTAACTTTTCTGGCAAATCAGAATTTCTCATACCCATTAAGCATTGATCTACATAGTTGTACAAGGTTCTAGTGCAAACTACCTGATCACGAGAAAATTCTCCTAAAGCTAAGCAGCGATTGGCACATACATCAAGAGACCAGCCATCTTCGCAGAAATGCTTATTAACGTATTTGATAAAGTCAAATTTCTTTAAGAAATCTGATTTACGACCGCAATTCTTACGATGTATTTGGTAAGCTTTATCACCTTGTTGTGCCTTATAGCGTTTTTTCTTACCATGATAAAGCAAAACAGTACCACGTTTAACCTCATAACTGATAGTAGAAGGAGAGCAATCAAGCTCACGAGCAATAGCCCTAAGAGAGAAACCGTCTTTAATACGGGTTTGAATAACAACCCGTTGCTCAAATGATAAATGCTTTCCCTTTTGGTGCTTAGGCATGATAGAATGTAAAGAGTCCATTTGTGACCTCCAATAGATGTTTTTGTGATTATTAACATTCTATCAAACAGGTCCAAATGGACTTTTTATTTTTCTAAAGTGTTCAATTTGATTTTACAATCGGCGAACTAATAATTTTATAAAAATTTTGCAAAATAAAAAAGCCCCAATGCTTTCGCATTAAGGCTTTTTATTTACTATTTAAGCACCGTGATATTTTACTAATGAATAAATATCAACGTCTGGCAACTTCTCTCTACCCTTTAAGTCAGGTAATTCAATATAGAATGCAGCACCTACAAGCTTACCACCAAGGTTTTCGATTAATTCCTTAGAAGCTCTCAAAGTACCAGCAGTAGCCATCAAGTCGTCACATACAACTACTCTTTGACCTGGCTTAATAGCATCCTTGTGCATTTCCAAGCTGTTTGAACCGTATTCCAAAGCATATGAAGCACGTTCAACTTCTCTAGGCAACTTGTGAGGCTTTCTTGCTGGAACAAAGCCAATGCCCAATTCAGTTGCTACAGGACAGCCAACGATAAAACCACGTGCTTCTGGACCAACGATTACATCCGCATTTCTGCTCTTGGCGTATTCTGCTAATTCATGAGTAGCAGTACGGTATAAATCGCCATCTTGCAAGATTGGTGTAATGTCGCGGAACACAATTCCCTTGTT encodes:
- a CDS encoding IS30 family transposase, which translates into the protein MDSLHSIMPKHQKGKHLSFEQRVVIQTRIKDGFSLRAIARELDCSPSTISYEVKRGTVLLYHGKKKRYKAQQGDKAYQIHRKNCGRKSDFLKKFDFIKYVNKHFCEDGWSLDVCANRCLALGEFSRDQVVCTRTLYNYVDQCLMGMRNSDLPEKLKRNTKIHRIRKNKKKLGRSIEERPKEINDRKEFGHWECDLVLGHKTKDDQVLLTLSERMSREFLILRIPDKTAASVMTAFQALRKQYSEHWNDIFKTITTDNGSEFADLSNLETVSKTLVYYAHPYTSCDKGTVERHNGLIRRFIPKGDYINNYSLQDIINIETWCNSLPRKILAYHTPDEIFEKELDHIYQAV
- a CDS encoding adenine phosphoribosyltransferase, with protein sequence MAIDFSKYIASVKDFPNKGIVFRDITPILQDGDLYRTATHELAEYAKSRNADVIVGPEARGFIVGCPVATELGIGFVPARKPHKLPREVERASYALEYGSNSLEMHKDAIKPGQRVVVCDDLMATAGTLRASKELIENLGGKLVGAAFYIELPDLKGREKLPDVDIYSLVKYHGA